The nucleotide sequence TGAATTCATCTACCTCACGGTGTTTAGCCCCATAGCCTCATTGGTGATGTGGATGTTGTTCATGATGACCGGCTGATGCCGTATTACCTGGTTGCCTTGCGAAGGATAATCCGCTACCCAAAGACATCGTGACTGCACACAGGGGGCTGCTCCATTTATCTCGTAGGTGATGGACACAGAACCCTGCCCGGCTAGGGCAGGGTTCGTACCTGTTTACAGGGATTCAATAGCTTCACGACCACCAAAAATGATGTGGGTTGCGGCTGGGCTGGCATTGACCCAATCGCGCTGGCTTTGTGACAGTTCACGTTCCACCAGGAGAATCGGACCGTCACTGAGGTAGGTACCCGCCACCATGGCGTCAACGGGGGTACGACCGGTTGCAAAGCCGATGCGCGTTGGCTTGGGATAGAAGGCATTGGCTACTGCCAAGCTCAAGGCTGGCCCATCGGTCTCACCGATAGCACGTCCGACGTTCGGGTGTGCCTTGCTTGCGTTCCCGATGGTGGTGGTGAGCTCAACCTTGTGCGCTGCTAGCCAGGCCTTGGTTTCTGGGGCGGCTTGGTCACCATTGCTTAACAAGATGGCTTGTTTCGTCGCAATTGCAGGCGGTGCGGCCACGATGGGCGCCTCCCAACGTTGGCCGTCGGCAATCATGACGTGGTCCCGCTTGTGCTCGCTAACTAATTGATCAGCTACTTTCGTGGCGGTGTCGGCGCGGTTGACCCCTGCCAAGCGGTCTTGACGGGTTGCAACCCCACCGAGGGCTTTGGCGACCTTGGCCGATATTGCGGCTTCACCACCGAGCACGGTTACATGGGTGTCTGGTCGAATGACCGTTGCCAGCTCATTGGCCAGTTTGGGGTCAATGTCGTCCTTCCATGTCACGTAGATAGGGGCGTGTTCAGCAGCGGCCAGTGGGGCAGCGGCAACGGCATCAGCAGGGTTATCCGCACTGGCGATAAACACCCGTTTTGGTGTGGCCTTCACAAGATCGCGGTTAACGGCAATCGCGGTTTCAATCCGGTTTGAACCTGCCAAGCGGACGGGATTGGTGGCGTCTGGTGTTGGACTTGCCGTCGGTGCAGGGGTTGGCTCAGTGGCATTAGGTGACGTGGTCGGGGCTGGTGTAGGCGCAACCGGGCCAGGGACAACAGGGCCAGGGACAACAGGGGGTGTCTGGGGTGTCTCAGCGGGCACGAAATTGGGGGTATGTACGACCGCATCATAGGCTTCAATCATCCACCGCAGTTTCTTGTCTTTGGGGATGTCAATATCGAGACGACCGCGTCCTTCATATAAATCTGCCTTACCTTCGGCGTTGGTTGTGCGCGTTTCTCGGTGAAGGACCTTCAGCGTGTCCACATCTAATAGTGAGAACGTAACCAGCTCGTTAGGGGCAGGCTTGCCATTCAGTTCGCGGACCACAACCTCCACGTTGCCCATGGTGCCTGCTGGCGTGTACTGGCCGCGGGGGTCGGTTCGAGCCACAAGGGTGCCGTCCAAGGTGCAATGCCACGCTGTTTTGCATTCTTCTGGCAGTGGACGTGGCGGTGTTGGATCTGGAACAAGCGGGTCAGGCCGTACGGGGGCTTTACCTGGGAACGCAATGGTCATCAGGTCTGAATCAAGGGCGTATACCACCCAGCGGTAGGTCGTGTGTTCATCAGGTTTGAGATTGATACCGCCGGTTCCGTGGTAGGCATCAATGTGCCCAGCGTCGTCGGTTTGGCCGGTATAGGTCCACACTGGTTCGCGTGTTGCATCATTACGAAGGACAAACCGAACTTCCTGTTTCGCACGGGAACGGCCTTGGTCATCAACAACGTAAATATGAACATTCGTGAATGTTGATGATGGGGTAACAAATGTGGGGCCGTCCGGCAGGAGTTGCACCGTTTCATCATCATTGCAATAGCCCATGGGAGGGCACTTCACGTCTGAAACTGGCGGTTGCGGGGTGTTGGGCGCAGTCCCCGGTGGTACTGGTGGAAGTGGCGCATGGGTGTGCGCGAGTGCCGGCGCAGCGGCCATCCCAAGGGAGAGGGAGAGCGCAAGCACTGGTGATGCAAATTTAAACATGTGTCCTCCTTTTTTGATTGAAAAAGAAGGCTTACACGGGGTAATAAAAAGTTCACGGTTATGCGTTGAATCATATGATTCATCACGCTCCGTGAACTTTATATGATACGTAACGGCACCTACTTGTAACTGTTCACACGTAAGTGCCAGGTTGTGTTATGCATGAGTTTTTAACAAGACCGTTTTTGATCGGCTGTTCTGATGGGCTCCGGGTCCTGTTCCAGTCCCCTCGTGGCGATGCGGCTTCCCACCCCCATGCTTGCTCTTGGCTTTGTGCGCTTTTGACTGGGTTTTATTGGATTTATGGAATCCACCGTTGCGTTTTCCGCCTTGCCCTTTACTCCGTTTTTGTCCACGGCCACCGCCACCAGACGGCTTGCTGGGGATTACATCTTGAACCATTCGTTCAGCAATACTGCGATCTAAGAACTCACGTCCACCAGGGGCAAGATCAAAAAGCAGATCCGACTCGGGGGTGGCATTAGCCCATTCAGCATGTACCCCGGCTTTACCCATCAGGCTCTTCACATCTTTAACTTGGTCTTTGCGCACAATCGTGACCACAACGCCGCTATTCCCTGCGCGGGCGGTGCGGCCAGAACGATGCACATAGGCCTTGTGCTCAGCGGGTGGGTCAGCGTGGATAACGATTTCCACATCATCGACGTGGATCCCACGAGCTGCAATATCGGTAGCAACAAGGGTCGACACCTTGCCGTCGTGGAAGGCATTGAGGTTTCGCATTCGTGCATTCTGCGAGAGATTGCCGTGCAACTCTAAGGCCGGTACGCCCATCTTGGTGAGTTTTCGGCTTAGGTTACGGGCACCATGCTTGGTGCGGGCAAAAACGATGGCGCGGCTTGGCGCAGCACAAAGGTCAGCAATAACGCCAGGCTTATCCTCATGTGATACCCGGAGGGCATGGTGCGCCATTTGTAGGTGGGCGGCTTCGGTGTCTTCAGGGCTATCAGCCTCATGGGTAACCGGATTCGTAAGGAATCTATTTACAAGGGTTTTCACTTGTTTGTCCAAGGTGGCGCTAAACAGCAGGTGCTGGGCATCACGTGGAACCTGATTCAAGATTTTCGTGACGATAGGCAAGAATCCCATGTCTGCCATCTGGTCAGCTTCGTCGATAACAACCGTTTCAATCTGTGACAGGTCAATTTCGCCTTGGCGCATAAGGTCTTCTAAGCGACCTGGTGTAGCGATGGCAATATCAAGGCCACGATTGACGGCCCGTACCTGCGGGCCTTGTCCAACACCACCAAAAATAGTGAAGCTCGTAAACTTGGCGATCTTCTTTAATGGCTGCAGTGATTCTTCAATTTGCGATACGAGCTCGCGAGTTGGGGCCAGAATCAGTGCACGGGGACTCCCCGGAGCCGGACGGTACCGGTCCGTGATGATATGCGTGATGATGGGCAACAAGAAGGCGTAGGTTTTACCCGAACCGGTGCGTCCACGGCCAAGAACGTCGCGTCCTGAAATCGAATCAGGAAGGGTTGCTTCTTGGATGGGGGTCGGTGTAGTGATGCCGAGTAATTCAAGGGCATCAGCAATGGAACTGGGCACACCAAGCCCAGCAAAGGTATGTAATTCAGACACAAGGTCTCCAAATGACCTGCGCAAGAATATTGAGGCCCAGGGCAGATCTTAAACTGGGCAGAACGCACCACCTTACTCGTTTGGGCGCGTTTGCACAGCGCTAGCTTGCGCTCACTGTGATGAATGCCTCTTGGCTATCCAATTTTTATGGTGGCTTCTTCCAGGTAGTTTCGGGTGTCTAGCCGGCCTTTGTGATGATCAATGAGGTTGGCCACATCTGCTCGGTTGGGGTTCCAACCATCAAGCCAGTTATTCGCAAAGACTTCATTAATCGTGAACTTGAAGTCCAAGCTGGTGCCCTCATAGAGCGATAACCACGGCGCAACCACATCAAAGGCAGCGTAGTGATCCGGTTTCCTTGGGGTGTACCCACTTGGGTTGGTACTGGACACAGGAACGGCGATTTGTTGCATGACCGGAATGAATGGTGTCGGGTCAACCGGATCGCCTGGCGTTGTTGGCAATGTGGCTTCAAGGGCGTCATGCCATGTTTCACGTTCTATACGAGCAAAGAGCAGATTAAAGTTTGAAAGGACGGCCACTTTACGTAAGAAGATACGGGCGACTTGGCCAGTGTGGAGTGTAAAGGGCTGCGCATAGTGAATGTGGGCATACACCTCGGCGGCACGTGCGGTGAAATCCGCATGGTTCAAGTGTTTCCAAGAGGTTGTTGCGGTGATGTCGATAGCGGTTTGAAGTGCCTGTTCAATCGTGTCATCTTCAGGGTCTGCATAGGGTATGCCCGAAGGGCTCAGCAGCGTCGTTGTACGGCGCTCACCGCCCCATTGGAATACTGGTGCCAAGATGAAGGTATGAATTGATTGGAACACATCAGTATTCCAATCTTGTTGGCCCAGCATTTGGTCGCGCATGATCTGGAAATAGCGGAGGGCGATTAAGGCATGCCGTACTTGAACTTCAATCTCTGGTTCAAACAGGGGTTGCGGTTTTGGTGTTGTCTCACTCATGGCTAGGTCATCCTTCCCTGAACTCGGGGGAACCGTGATGGACATGTCGCTTTTTTATCCGTTAAAAGCTTAAACTCGACCCTGGCTTATATCGCCATATTTTTATAATTTTTGGTATGCCGCTCAATACCGCTTGACCACCCCCGGTGTGCGCTGGTCATGGTCTGACCGTGTACCAACCTGCTGCACTTGAACTTGGCCTGGTGGTGAGGTGTCTTTGGGTGTTTCAGGGTAACGACTGCGGCGTCCTTGTTATCGTTCAAGATCATCAAGTACCGCTTGGAGGTACTCTTCATGGGTGTATTGCCCACGTATCCATGTGACCAGGTTGCGCACGAGGTAGCTATTGGGGGTCCATCCTTCTAGGAAACAATCCGTGAGTGATTCGTTGAGAATATATTGTTCAACGCTGGTGAGTTCTTCGGTGAGCTGGGGCCAGTAGGCCGTCACATCGAAGGACAAACCACGTTGAGCGGTGGGGGGATTTGGGGCGTAATCATGGGCGTGTGGACCGGGAATGGGGCCAATTGTGACCGCATCAAAAACGGGGAGTAACGGTTCTGGTGCTGGCATGAGCTGGGTGTCACTCACGGTGCTTGCAGCCGAAGCGGTATTCCAGGCGTCGGGAGTGGTGAGAGCAAATTGCAATCGGAACGGGGATTGTCGGGCGATATGCCGTAAGAACATACGAGATGCTCTTCCATTGCCTTCCCGGAAGGGATGGGCGTAATTGACGTAGGCAAAGATGGCAGCTATGGCGTGTACAAAGGTGGGCCGGTCGAGGTTTGCCCAGGGGACAATCTCGATCATGTGTCGGACGGCGCTGAGGAACCAGTAGATTTCGCCAGTGTGTGGGTCAGCAAAGGCTGACGTTTGGCCTTTCGCCATATTGACAATACGGAAGTTGCCCGCCCAGTCGTACAGATCACCAAAAAGATAGGCGTGCAATTCACTGAGTGTGCTGTCGGTGGCGGGGAGGGGAATGACACCCTGGTTACTCATCAGTTCGACCGCTCGTTGAGCACCAAGAGCAAAGTCGATATCGGTGAGTAGATCAGCATTGGTGATATTGAGTTTGTTCTTGAGCACATCCTTGTGCGGGTATGGGCAGAAGTAGCTTGCCCAGTTACGGTCAACGATGCCTTGTGGGAGCGTTTCCCCAGGTTGAAGGCTGGGTTCGTATTCAGCATCGTCGATATAAATAGCGAATGCAGTACGTAGTGCCGCTGTATCGGCGTATTGCACGCGCGGTAGACCGAGTACCTCCCTGAGACGGGCGTATTCGGTTTCTAATTCTGCGAATACCCCTTGTAGGCCCTGTAAAAACTCGGGGGTTGGGGTACTGCCATCTGGAAGTGATTTAGCAATCACCTCATCCATAACCGTTTGG is from Stomatohabitans albus and encodes:
- a CDS encoding cell wall-binding repeat-containing protein — translated: MFKFASPVLALSLSLGMAAAPALAHTHAPLPPVPPGTAPNTPQPPVSDVKCPPMGYCNDDETVQLLPDGPTFVTPSSTFTNVHIYVVDDQGRSRAKQEVRFVLRNDATREPVWTYTGQTDDAGHIDAYHGTGGINLKPDEHTTYRWVVYALDSDLMTIAFPGKAPVRPDPLVPDPTPPRPLPEECKTAWHCTLDGTLVARTDPRGQYTPAGTMGNVEVVVRELNGKPAPNELVTFSLLDVDTLKVLHRETRTTNAEGKADLYEGRGRLDIDIPKDKKLRWMIEAYDAVVHTPNFVPAETPQTPPVVPGPVVPGPVAPTPAPTTSPNATEPTPAPTASPTPDATNPVRLAGSNRIETAIAVNRDLVKATPKRVFIASADNPADAVAAAPLAAAEHAPIYVTWKDDIDPKLANELATVIRPDTHVTVLGGEAAISAKVAKALGGVATRQDRLAGVNRADTATKVADQLVSEHKRDHVMIADGQRWEAPIVAAPPAIATKQAILLSNGDQAAPETKAWLAAHKVELTTTIGNASKAHPNVGRAIGETDGPALSLAVANAFYPKPTRIGFATGRTPVDAMVAGTYLSDGPILLVERELSQSQRDWVNASPAATHIIFGGREAIESL
- a CDS encoding DEAD/DEAH box helicase, which codes for MSELHTFAGLGVPSSIADALELLGITTPTPIQEATLPDSISGRDVLGRGRTGSGKTYAFLLPIITHIITDRYRPAPGSPRALILAPTRELVSQIEESLQPLKKIAKFTSFTIFGGVGQGPQVRAVNRGLDIAIATPGRLEDLMRQGEIDLSQIETVVIDEADQMADMGFLPIVTKILNQVPRDAQHLLFSATLDKQVKTLVNRFLTNPVTHEADSPEDTEAAHLQMAHHALRVSHEDKPGVIADLCAAPSRAIVFARTKHGARNLSRKLTKMGVPALELHGNLSQNARMRNLNAFHDGKVSTLVATDIAARGIHVDDVEIVIHADPPAEHKAYVHRSGRTARAGNSGVVVTIVRKDQVKDVKSLMGKAGVHAEWANATPESDLLFDLAPGGREFLDRSIAERMVQDVIPSKPSGGGGRGQKRSKGQGGKRNGGFHKSNKTQSKAHKAKSKHGGGKPHRHEGTGTGPGAHQNSRSKTVLLKTHA
- a CDS encoding Fic/DOC family protein: MQQPDHPDRPPASTDLPAVSPATQTVMDEVIAKSLPDGSTPTPEFLQGLQGVFAELETEYARLREVLGLPRVQYADTAALRTAFAIYIDDAEYEPSLQPGETLPQGIVDRNWASYFCPYPHKDVLKNKLNITNADLLTDIDFALGAQRAVELMSNQGVIPLPATDSTLSELHAYLFGDLYDWAGNFRIVNMAKGQTSAFADPHTGEIYWFLSAVRHMIEIVPWANLDRPTFVHAIAAIFAYVNYAHPFREGNGRASRMFLRHIARQSPFRLQFALTTPDAWNTASAASTVSDTQLMPAPEPLLPVFDAVTIGPIPGPHAHDYAPNPPTAQRGLSFDVTAYWPQLTEELTSVEQYILNESLTDCFLEGWTPNSYLVRNLVTWIRGQYTHEEYLQAVLDDLER